Within the Micromonospora citrea genome, the region CGACGACACCATGAAATCGTTCATGCAGGCGCGCGGTGTCAGCGCCGGGCAGCTCGCGGTGGCGTACAACGGCCGGCTCGTGCTGGCCCGGGGCTACGGCAACAACTCGGCGGAGACGATCCAGCCCACGTCGCTGTTCCGCATCGCGAGCCTCAGCAAGTCGCTCACCGCCGCGGCGGTGCTCCGGCTGGCGCAGGACGGCCTGGTCGGCCTCGACGACCCGGTGACCTCGGTGCTGGACTTCATCCCGCCGACCGGCCAGTCCGTCGACCCGAGGATGCCGCAGGTGACCCTGCGGCGGTTGCTGCAGCACCTCGGCGGCTGGGACCGGGACCTCACCTTCGACCCCCTGCACGGCCGCGACCACGTCATCGCGCAGGCGCTGGGCGTTCCGCTGGAGCTGCGCAAGGAGGACGTCCTGCGCTACATGTCCGGCCAGCCGCTGCAACACGACCCGGGCAGCACCGTGGCGTACAGCAACTACGGCTACTTCCTCGCCGGCCGGGTCGTCGAGAAGGTCACCGGCCTGTCCTACGAGGCGTACGTCAAGCAGAAGCTCCTCGCGCCGCTGGGCATCACCCGGATGGCGCACGGGAAGGCCCTGACGCGGCT harbors:
- a CDS encoding serine hydrolase domain-containing protein, which gives rise to MKSFMQARGVSAGQLAVAYNGRLVLARGYGNNSAETIQPTSLFRIASLSKSLTAAAVLRLAQDGLVGLDDPVTSVLDFIPPTGQSVDPRMPQVTLRRLLQHLGGWDRDLTFDPLHGRDHVIAQALGVPLELRKEDVLRYMSGQPLQHDPGSTVAYSNYGYFLAGRVVEKVTGLSYEAYVKQKLLAPLGITRMAHGKALTRLAGEVGYRSQYTGRTVLDDSGTIVPAPYGTFSMSLRDANGGWVASAVDMVRWATMLDGAGGVLDGASLAKVTAVPSTGVNGNGWYYGLGWAVRPFATSGGTKYTSGTPAAWPAPTPCWSRATRA